Proteins encoded by one window of Microplitis mediator isolate UGA2020A chromosome 1, iyMicMedi2.1, whole genome shotgun sequence:
- the LOC130666006 gene encoding RRP15-like protein translates to MSVEEMSPENSSDDSEREDSEMGDSETESKEAGSKFNGNPALADVFRKILKTNKPKKKKTLVLSRAKKLNEIKPKESATEADAGADAKTDDKSEVKKSIEDPEKKEKKSKHLSLRVKPSVLSRGRERTLQKIATKGVVQLFNIVYKQQMEIEQKLEDAGPLMRKQEKVLESIDKNSFLDHLMGGTKSITT, encoded by the exons ATGAGCGTTGAAGAAATGAGCCCAGAAAATTCCTCCGATGACAGCGAGCGTGAAGATTCTGAAATGGGTGACAGTGAGACAGAATCAAAGGAGGCAGGTTCAAAATTCAACGGAAATCCAGCCTTGGCTGATGTCTTccgtaaaatattaaaaacaaacaaaccCAAGAAGAAGAAAACTCTGGTGCTGTCACGTGCAAAAAAACTAAACGAGATAAAACCAAAAGAATCTGCGACCGAGGCTGATGCTGGTGCCGATGCTAAGACTGACGACAAAAgcgaagtaaaaaaatctatagaagATCcagaaaagaaagaaaaaaaatctaaacatCTTTCCCTCAGAGTTAAGCCATCAGTGCTAAGTCGCGGGCGCGAAAGGACTTTGCAGAAGATCGCCACCaa agGCGTAGTCCAGTTATTTAATATCGTGTACAAACAGCAAATGGAAATAGAACAAAAGCTAGAAGATGCTGGTCCACTGATGCGTAAGCAAGAAAAAGTCCTCGAGAGTATTgacaaaaattcatttttagaccATCTTATGGGTGGTACCAAAAGTATAACGACTTAA